The region ACCGACGGCTCGAAGGTCGTGGTGACCGGCGGCAGCGCCAAGTTCACGCTCACCACCATGCCGGTGGAGGACTACCCCACGCTCCCGGAGATGCCCGGTGTGAGCGGGACCGTCGGCAGCGACGCCTTCGCCGCCGCGGTCAGCCAGGTGGCGGTCGCCGCCGGGCGCGACGACACCCTGCCGATGCTCACCGGCGTGCGCGTCGAGATCGAGGGCGAGACCATCACCCTGGCCTCCACCGACCGCTACCGCCTCGCGGTGCGCGAGCTCACCTGGAAGCCGGAGGACCCGGGCCTGTCCGCGGTCGCCCTGGTCCCGGCCAAGACCCTGCACGACACCGCCAAGTCGCTCACCTCCGGCGCCGAGGTCTCCATCGCGCTCTCGGGCAGCGACGCCGGCGAGGGCATGATCGGTTTCGAGGGCGGCGGCCGCCGTACCACCACCCGTCTGCTCGACGGCGAGTTCCCCAAGTACCGCGCCCTGCTGCCGGACACCTTCAACTCCGTCGCCGAGGTCTCCCGCTCCGAGTTCGTCGAGGCCGTCAAGCGCGTCTCCCTGGTCGCCGAGCGCAACACGCCGCTGCGCCTGTCCTTCACCCCGGGCCGGCTGGTCCTGGAGGCCGGGACCGGCGAGGAGGCCCAGGCGGTCGAGGTCCTGGAGGCCGAGCTCGAGGGCGACGACATCCAGATCGCCTTCAACTCCGGCTACCTGCTCGACGGCCTCGGCGCCATCGGCACCGACGTGGCCCGCCTGAACTTCACGACCTCCACCCGGCCGTCGATCCTCACCGGGAAGCCGGCCGCCGAGGGGGCCGAGCCCGAGTACCGCTACCTGATCATGCCGGTACGACAGCCGAACTGATCCGGGCGTTGCGGCCCGGTCGGCGGCGTCCCCGACACGCCCGGCCGGGCCGTCCCGCGGTCACCATCCACGGTCACAAGAACCCGCCCGCAGACGGCGTACAAGGGGGAGCGAGAGCATGCAGCTCGGAATGGTCGGCCTGGGGAAGATGGGCGGCAACATGGCCGCCCGGCTCCGCGAGAAGGGGCACGAGGTGGTCGGCTTCGACGTCGCCTCCCCCGAGCGCGACGTCGACGACCTGAAGACCCTGGTGGCCCGGCTGGCCGCTCCCCGGGTCGTCTGGGTGATGGTCCCGGCCGGAGAGCCCACCGAGTCCACCGTCTCCGCGCTGGCCGACCTCCTGGAGGAGGGCGACCTCGTCATCGAGGGCGGCAACACCCACTACGTGGACGACCGCCCCCGCGCCGACCGCCTCGCCGCGAAGGGCATCGGCTACATCGACGCCGGGGTCAGCGGCGGAGTCTGGGGCCGCCAGAACGGCTACGGGATCATGGTCGGCGGCGAGGCCGCCGACGTCGAGCGGGCCCGGCCGGTCTTCGACTCCCTCACCCCCGACGAGGGCGGCGGCTTCGTGCACGCCGGCGCGGTCGGGGCGGGCCACTTCGTCAAGATGGTCCACAACGGCATCGAGTACGGCATGATGCAGGCCTTCGGCGAGGGCTTCGAGCTCATGGCCGCCTCCGGCATCGTGGACGACGTCCCGGGCACCTTCGAGAGCTGGCGCGAGGGCACCGTGGTGCGCTCCTGGCTGCTCGACCTGCTGTCGCGGGCGCTGGAGGAGGACCCGGACCTGTCGGGCCTGCGCGGCTACGCCCAGGACTCCGGCGAGGGCCGCTGGACGGTCCAGGCCGCCGTGGACCTGGCGGTCCCGGCCCCGGCCATCACCGCCTCGCTCTTCGCCCGCTTCGCCTCCCGCCAGGACGACAGCCCGGCGATGAAGGTCGTCGCCGCGCTGCGCAACCAGTTCGGCGGCCACGCGGTCACCAAGGCCGACGGCACCACCGCGGCCCGGGACTGACCCCGGCCCGTCCGTCCCGGACCCGCCGGGGTCCGGGACGCCCCCGGCGTCGCGCCGTGCTCCCCCGCCGCGCCCTCCCTTTCCCTTCCCACCGTCCGTTCCCCTGACCAGGAGGAAGGCCGGATGTACGTTTCCCATCTGCAACTGGCCGACTTCCGTTCCTACCCGGAGGCCCTCGTCGAGCTGGGCCCGGGCGTGAGCGTGTTCGTCGGGTCCAACGGCCAGGGCAAGACCAACCTGGTCGAGGCGATCGGCTACGTCGCCACCCTCGGCAGCCACCGCGTCTCCTCCGACACCCCGCTGGTCCGCCAGGGGGCGGCCCGCGCCATCGTGCGCGCCCGGGTGGTGCGCGACGAACGGGACATGCTGGTCGACCTGGAGATCAACCCGGGCCGCGCCAACCGCGCCCGGATCAACCGCGCCGCCGCCGGGCGTCCGCGCGACGTGCTGGGGATCCTGCGCACGGTGCTCTTCGCCCCCGAGGACCTGGCCCTGGTCAAGGGCGACCCCGGGGAGCGCCGCCGCTTCCTCGACGACCTGCTGGTGGCCCGCTCCCCGCGGATGGCGGGGGTGCGCTCGGACTACGACCGGGTCCTCAAGCAGCGCAACGCCCTGCTCAAGACGGCGTCGGGGAGGATGTTCCGGCAGCGCTCGGCCCCCGACCTGAGCACGCTGGAGGTCTGGGACGCCCACCTGGCGGAGGCCGGCGCTGAGCTGCTGGCCGCCCGGCTGGACCTGGTGGAGGCGCTGCGCCCGCTGGTCGGCGACTCCTACGCGGGGCTCACCGACTCCGGCGGCCCGGCGGTGCCCGCGTACCGCAGCTCCCTGGCCGAGGACGGCGGGGAGCCGCCGCGCGGGCGCGCGGACCTGGCCCGGGCCCTGCGCGAGGCGATGGCCGGGCAGCGCGACCGCGAGCTGCAGCGCGGGGTGAGCCTGGTGGGCCCGCACCGCGACGACCTGTTCCTGGAGCTGGGCGGGATGCCCGCCAAGGGTTACGCCAGCCAGGGGGAGTCGTGGTCGTACGCGCTCTCCCTGAAGCTGGCCGCGTTCGACCTGCTGCGGGCCGACGGCGACGACCCGGTGCTCATCCTCGACGACGTCTTCGCGGAGCTGGACACCGAGCGGCGGCGCCGGCTGGCCGAGCGGGTCCGCGACGCCGAGCAGGTGCTGGTGACGGCGGCCGTCCCGGACGACATCCCGGCGGAGCTGGACGGCGCCCGGTTCGGGGTGCGCGAGGGAGAGGTCCACGGCGAGGAGGTCGCCGGTGGCTGAGCACTATCCACAGCCTGTGGATCCTCGCCGCGGTCCGGCCCCGGCGGACCCGGGCGCCGCGGCCCGCCGTCCACAGCCTGTGGACGGCCGCGCCGACCTCCCCGCCGGACCCCGCTCCCCCGCCGCCCCGGAGGGCGGCCCGCCCCGGCCGCTTCCGGGGCCGACCTCGCCCGCCAGGCGCTGGCGCGCGCCCGGGCCGAGGCCCGCGACCGCGGCGCCATCCCCCGCGGCACCGGGTCGCGCCGCCGTGGCCGGTTGCGGTCACGCAACGAGCCGCAGATGTTCGGCGACGCGGTGAGGACCTGGCTGATCGAGCACGGCTGGCAGGAACAGGTCGCCATCGGCGGCGTCTTCGGCCGCTGGTCGGAGATCGTCGGCGAGTTCAACGCCCGCAGGCTGCGGCCGGAGAGCTATTCCGAGGGCGAACTCGTCCTGGTCGCCGACTCCCCGACGATGGCGGCGCACGCGCGTTCGATGGTCCGGGACCTGATGCGCCGGCTCAACGAGGAACTGGGCGACGGCACCGTCGTCTCCATCAAGATCAAGGGCCCCGGTTCCCGTCGGCGTTGAGTCCCCCGGTGGTCCGCGCGGCGGGCCCGGCCGTCCACAGGCTGTGGATATCCGCAGGTGGAGATGGTTGTGCGGGGGCGCACGGGGTAGGTGCCCGGTGGTGTCCACCGGTGTGACGGGGCGGGCGCGGGGGAATCGGAACCGAACCCTCCCCCAAGGCATCTGAAGCGCCCCCGGAACTCCGAAGAGCCCCTCCCGTGTGTGGGGAGT is a window of Nocardiopsis changdeensis DNA encoding:
- the dnaN gene encoding DNA polymerase III subunit beta, encoding MKFRVERDVLAEAVAWTARTLPTRPSVPVLVGVLLEAGEFDGRQQLRLSGFDYEVSTQAVVDVDVEEPGTVLVTGKLLAEITRNLPAQPVEISTDGSKVVVTGGSAKFTLTTMPVEDYPTLPEMPGVSGTVGSDAFAAAVSQVAVAAGRDDTLPMLTGVRVEIEGETITLASTDRYRLAVRELTWKPEDPGLSAVALVPAKTLHDTAKSLTSGAEVSIALSGSDAGEGMIGFEGGGRRTTTRLLDGEFPKYRALLPDTFNSVAEVSRSEFVEAVKRVSLVAERNTPLRLSFTPGRLVLEAGTGEEAQAVEVLEAELEGDDIQIAFNSGYLLDGLGAIGTDVARLNFTTSTRPSILTGKPAAEGAEPEYRYLIMPVRQPN
- the gnd gene encoding phosphogluconate dehydrogenase (NAD(+)-dependent, decarboxylating), whose translation is MQLGMVGLGKMGGNMAARLREKGHEVVGFDVASPERDVDDLKTLVARLAAPRVVWVMVPAGEPTESTVSALADLLEEGDLVIEGGNTHYVDDRPRADRLAAKGIGYIDAGVSGGVWGRQNGYGIMVGGEAADVERARPVFDSLTPDEGGGFVHAGAVGAGHFVKMVHNGIEYGMMQAFGEGFELMAASGIVDDVPGTFESWREGTVVRSWLLDLLSRALEEDPDLSGLRGYAQDSGEGRWTVQAAVDLAVPAPAITASLFARFASRQDDSPAMKVVAALRNQFGGHAVTKADGTTAARD
- the recF gene encoding DNA replication/repair protein RecF (All proteins in this family for which functions are known are DNA-binding proteins that assist the filamentation of RecA onto DNA for the initiation of recombination or recombinational repair.); the encoded protein is MYVSHLQLADFRSYPEALVELGPGVSVFVGSNGQGKTNLVEAIGYVATLGSHRVSSDTPLVRQGAARAIVRARVVRDERDMLVDLEINPGRANRARINRAAAGRPRDVLGILRTVLFAPEDLALVKGDPGERRRFLDDLLVARSPRMAGVRSDYDRVLKQRNALLKTASGRMFRQRSAPDLSTLEVWDAHLAEAGAELLAARLDLVEALRPLVGDSYAGLTDSGGPAVPAYRSSLAEDGGEPPRGRADLARALREAMAGQRDRELQRGVSLVGPHRDDLFLELGGMPAKGYASQGESWSYALSLKLAAFDLLRADGDDPVLILDDVFAELDTERRRRLAERVRDAEQVLVTAAVPDDIPAELDGARFGVREGEVHGEEVAGG
- a CDS encoding DUF721 domain-containing protein; amino-acid sequence: MARARAEARDRGAIPRGTGSRRRGRLRSRNEPQMFGDAVRTWLIEHGWQEQVAIGGVFGRWSEIVGEFNARRLRPESYSEGELVLVADSPTMAAHARSMVRDLMRRLNEELGDGTVVSIKIKGPGSRRR